The sequence GGGGATCCACAGGGCAGGCAATCGCTAATGAATGAGCACGCTTCTACCGTAATCAGATTATTCGACAAAGAATCAAAGGACAGGACCTTTTTTCCGAAATCGTTTCTATTATCTTGGGCGCTCCTTAAAGAGAGTATTGAAGAATCCCTTTTATGCATACAGCTTCTCAGGAATTCATACGTCACCCGAAGCTTGATAAAGCAATCAAAATTGGTACATACCTGTTGGCGGCAACGGTGTGGGTGAGTGCGCTGCTTTTTGGTCTGTTTATTCTCTCCTTCTACTTTGTTGCTTTGATGGAAGGAAATACGGAACAGTGGAATCAAGTCCTGCCGGGGCTATACGACAGTTCCACAAAGTCAGCTACGATTGGTATTGGGATACACTTCGCTGCCGGCGGCATCATCTTAATTCTGGGCTGTATTCAGCTTATTGGGCGGTTACGCGATTCTTTTCCCGCTTTGCACCGGTGGTTGGGCCGGATTTATGTACTTGCTTGTCTGGTGGCGTCCATCGGCGGATTGGCTTTTATATTTATCAAAGGTACCATCGGTGGCCCGGTTATGGATATCGGTTTCTCGGGGTATGGTGTCCTCATGTTTTGGGCTGCCATCGAGGCGTTTCGCCACGCAAAAGGCCGGCGGATTGAGCGTCATCGCGCTTGGGCGATCAGGCTCTTTGCCCTGGCAATAGGTTCGTGGTTATACAGAATGGATTATGGCTTCTGGTTTCTTTTTACTGATGGCCTGGGGCATACCGATACCTTCGACGGACCCTTTGACTATTTCATGAGCTTCTTCTTTTATCTCCCGAATTTGCTGGTTGCTGAGTTTTTTATTCGCAGGAAAAAGCTATTGCAATCTGCTGCATCCAAGTGGGTCGCCGTATCGGGCCTCTATGTAGCCACCGTTTTTTTAATTCTGGCGACCTACTTCTTTACGATGCGATTGTGGGGTGCCGCCATTGTAGAGTTGTTCGTTTGAAGTGTAGCGAGTAAGACTTTACAATATCGCCGTTCGGAGCGACTACTTCTCTTGGGAGAGGAATAACGCCGGCAGGCGTTTTAAGTCAAAACAACGCGGCATTCGACACGCGGAACTCGGCATTCACATTGGACGTGAGAAGGCCCACGCCTGCCCCCGTAGCTCAGCAGGATAGAGCAACGGTTTCCTAAACCGTAGGTCGGAAGTTCGAATCTTCTCGGGGGTACAGTTTTTTTGTATTTAAAAGCCGTTTTGGGCATTGTACAGGCCTGTTCGTCAGGCCTTTTTTGTTTTACACAAGCAGCTTCTTTTCTGGTAGATACGAATATTTGCCTGGCTTCTTCTAAAAATGCCTATGAGCCTCTGATACGGATCATGATCTACACCAAATCGGAGGAATAAATGCGTCGACTTTTCATGATTAGTCTATTGAGCATCTCTTCAAGTGTTTGCTTGGGGCAAGACGCTGCCTACGGCGTGGCTGACTCGTACTGGCCCAGTTGGGCTATTGCGCGTGGCAGTGATATGGATCCCGTGGCATTTGAAGACATCATGATGGAAGGTCTGCATGTAAAGGAATACATAGCCGAACTGAATTGGAAGAAAGCAGATCAGTATTGCAGGGAGACGCTTGGGCTCTACTCTGATCACATGTACCTGGGACACCTGGAGCAGGCGCTTGCTTTTGAAATGCTGTATAGATATTTGCTCACGGAGTCGCTTGATGATCAGCAGAGGATGGCCCTGGGATTCTACCTCGATCTGCTTTTGCTTAACAATACCCCTGATACGTATACCATGTACCGGGGACTACAGGTATTAAAGACTACATGGTCACCAGAGCGCATTCTGGAAGCGGCTGGCCAGACATACGTAAGCGGTGAGAAGTGGCTCGCGCTACCCTCAGCGCAAATTGAATTAGAAGAGGGTATTCCCCGGTCAAGAGATGTTGCTACTGTCAGGATATGGAATATGCAACAGAGCTTGCCAAAACTAAACGAGCTGATTAATGCTAAGTAGCAAGTATCGATTTTCTATTTGGAATATCTCATGCAATTAAATGAAATCCTGATCAGTGGCGTCTGCTTAATTTTGATTGTTATCGTGACGCGTGTATTTTTTGTGTTTGTTGGATTTGGTAGTATTGGGATTAGTTTGGGAGTAGCCATGAGTGTGGCAGTAGCTATCGCTATAGGACTAGTTCAGAAACGCACAAATAATCCGCCTCCTTACTTCAAGATGTACATAACTACGATGGTGGCAGTGTCGACTCTTTTAGCTGCTGGAGTTCTACTCATCTTACCTGGTAATTTGGTTACGTCTATAAGTGGACTCGCCATTGCTGCATCGCTCAACGTTGTCATTTCGCCGTTACTCTGCTCATTCTTCTGGGCGGAGCAAGATCGATAGCTGGTAGAGCGTTCAGGTAAATCGGTTGTCCTATATGGTCCTACTTATGAATGGAGCTTATGATAGACCGGCTCCTCTCAAGATCAATGATTAAACGTACTCTACGTTTAAAGGTGACAGTCTCCAAGTCATAGCTATTGATGAGTATAATGGACAGGCCCTTGAGGGAGTCATTGTGGTGGGTGGACATGCATACAATAACCCAGATGTCACTGATGAAAATGGAACTGTTAGGTTAAGACATGCGCAAGCAGACCAGTTATTACAACTTCTTATTTGCTGTATCTACTTGTTTGGTCATTGAAACTATACAGGTACGCTGAACATATTAAAAACAGGATGCGTCTCCCCGAAGCGAATGAAAAAGGCGAAGTCAGCGTGCGCTTCAGAACAGACGTTGCTAAATCAAATCTACCCCTCATAAAGAAGATCGCGCAAACGGAGACGTTCACGTGCAGCGGTGGCGTCGCTCAGGAGAAGGTGCTCAAAATACGGAAGCTTGCGCACAATCATTTTTGATATCTGTAAGACTTAGATGCAACCAAAAATTGTGGTAGAGTGGAGCGGGCTTTAATCTTTCCCCGGAGATTGAGTCGATGATGGTACGAGTCTAATACTCATCAACATGGCTCGTTTTTTGGTCTACAGCGAAGTGACTTTTGTAGCAAGTTTGTTGGCTTCTTTGGCTGTGTACTCACAATCTATAATCATGACTAGGAAACGGGTTTTTGTACAGATATTTATAAGTTTAATCATATCTAACCTTGTGTTTCTGGAAGCACAAGGACAGGAGCGCGACACTACAAGCATTTCGGGAAAAGTAACGGATGGACTGAATACCCCTTTTCCAGATGTAACAGTGTCTCTTTATGAATATGATGAAGCAACTGAAGTTTTTACGAAGCTCCACAATACAAAAACAGACGTCGAAGGCGCTTATCAATTTTCTGCGCCGGCGCCCAGCGAATACTATGTGAGGGCATTTCTGGAAGTGGGATGGAACGATGAGACCGAATGGTATCGATTTACAAAATGGTATGGTGATACTTCCGTGGCAGAAGATGCCCATCCAGTCATCACAGTTGGTTCGGAGACGCATGAAAACATTGATATCATCTTTCCCTATTGGAACGACACGGGTTCGCTTTCAGGTCGCATCGTCGATGCAGATGGCAATCCTGTAGCTCAGGCTGTAGTCAGGCCCGGTGGTTCAGGGCCTGGTTTAAGTTATGTGGGCAACTTTGTCTCGGATAAGGATGGATATTTTGAAGCAGAGAGAGTGCCGGCCGGCACCTATACCATTCAAGTTGAATATAGAAATGCCGGCTTCACTGGAAGCAGGCGCATATATTATGGTCAGGCAAAAAATTACGCGGATGCTGAGCGCATTGAACTGTCTACCAACAGCCAGGTGGTCGACCTCGACGTTATGATTCCGCGTGCAGAAGGTGCAATTTCTGGACTCGTATTAGGTGCGCAGGGCAAGCCTCTAGGAGGCGCTGACATTAGGTTTAATACTCATTTCCATTTAATCGGAGACGGCGAAGAGTATTTCGAAGTAAATACGAAAACCGATAGCTGGGGACGATTTCGTATTGAGGGCATTCCTAACTCAGCAGATCAGGGCCAAGATTTTTTCCTCACGATGCGTGCATGCTCAATATTTGCTTGTTATGACGAAGTCTGGCAAGATAGTTTAAGCAACCCGGGCGTCATTCGCGTTGAAAACGGCGAAAGTATCCCGGCGTCATTTGAGTTCCAAACCCCCCTTGAATTAGGTAGTGGGTCTATTTCCGGTACCTTGTATCATGTAGATGGTCAGCCCCTGTCATACACTTTTGTCAATCTTAACGGCATCGATATAGTTGACAGTCATGGCTTGCAAACTCGGACAGATAGCGCAGGTGCATATCGCTTTTTCAATTTGCCAGCTGGCACGTATCAGATATCTGCCTCCTATTTCCAAGAAGGGCTTCAGCTTAAGGCATGGTTTGACGACGTTGCAACGCAGGATGAGGCCACATCCGTTCCTGTGGCTGAAAACGAGTCTGTTACAGGCATTGATTTCTATCTGGACGACAGGAGAAGTGTTAACGGTACAATTACCGGTACCGTGATTGATGACAAGGGACAGCCCATAAAAAGAGCGTACGTAGAAGCAACGTCCTACAGAGGTGCTACATACGATTATCGAATTAGCCCTGCGGAATGGTATGGGATTTCTGATGAAGACGGGTATTTCGAGATTTGCAATTTGCCACCCAGTACCTACATGATTTCGGCTTTTGCTCAAGATGCACGTTTGGTGCAAGCGCTCGCAGATACTGCTTCGCTAGAATATGTTACGCTGGAACGCTACGAGAAAAAAGAAGTCTTGCTCGAGATGCAGACCCAAAATGAAGGCAATGGTATCATTACAGGCCGCATTAATGGATCTTCAGAGCTTCCCCTAGAAACGGCCATTGTAAAAGCATATGCTTTTGGTCAGCAGGGAGCGCCGTTCTACACAGCAGTAATAGATGAAAATGGACAATACCGGTTTGAGCATCTACCGAATGGGTCTTATATATTGAAAGCCCAATCGCCCTGGCACATATCCACTTTTTATAGCAATTCACCTTTTCCCAGCAATGTCGAACCAATACATGTTGACACGGAGCAGCCCGTTGTTAACGTCGACTTTTCGCTGTCTCCTTTTTTCTGCGTGGCTATACCTGGAAGTGGGTTGCAATCCTACATCTACACCAGCACTTTTTGGGGCACAGTAACCGATATATCAGGCCAACCCCTGGCTGATGCGTCGTTGTTTGTAGTAGATAAATCGGGCGTTCCTTTGCTATCTGGAGAAACCAACAATGCCGGCCAGTATGAAATTCCCGATGTGCCTCCTGGCAATACCTATAGGATCCTGGCAACACACCCAGGCTATGCGTACAAATTTAATAGCGGTGCGATAGATGTGGGTGACGCGTGGCCGTTGGTCTCTAATGGTCGATTTGAGCCAGAAGACTTCGTATTAACGCGTACCGCCGAAGGCACAGATTCTGAACCCCTTGAAACGTTGCCAGATCAACTCAGAATTCATGCTAACTATCCGAATCCTTTTGATGTTGTTACAAACATCCCGTTCACACTACCTGGCGCTGTGCATGTAACTGTTGATGTATTCGATGCTTTAGGTAGACGAATTGAGCAACTCATCGCGCGTGAACTTCCTCCTGGATTTCACCTTGCTAAATGGGCGCCCAAAGATCGTGCAAGCGGAATTTATTTCTACCGCGTACAAACGGAGCACGAAACTGCTACAGGTATGATGACTGTTCGAAAATGATCTTCTGTGACGGAGGATGTTGGCATTGAATTGCCTGGCAAACTCCGTATTCTCTTTGACGGCAGTTTACGCATGCGGGTTTGGAGCGAAGCGATAGCCTTGATGGCTATTGTATTGCGAACAAATGCGTAACATCAATCATCGCGTCAGTTCCTAATCACTTTCTCTCCCGATACACCACGCTTACAGTTCTAGGGATACGATTCGGGTCTTTCCACGTATTGAACATCTCCGCCAACTCCACCTTCAGAATCTCAGCCGCTTCCTCTTCTGACTTGCCTTCATCAGCCAACGCATTTGCGCGGTCACGTACCGTGGTAAAGTAACTGCGATAGTTTTCTATCAATTCCGTTGAGCCCACAGCGTAATGACAGGGCACAATGGTTTTGGCGCCCAGTCCTTGCAGCATGTCGAGGGTGTCGAGCCAGTGCTGGATGGTGGTGCGTGGGTTTAGGGGCATGGGGAATTCGTTCATGACCACGTCGCCGGTGAAGAGGAGTTCGTCTTCTTCAACCAGGAATGCCGTGTCACCCAATGTATGGTTGGGGCCGGCTTCGATGATGCGGACGTGCACGCCGCCCAAATCCAATCGCATAGAATCTGTATAAATCACATCAGCCGGCCGGAAATAGGCGCCCTCAAGCAGCTCCGCAGACCGGAGAGAGAAGCCGGCGAACATACGCACAAGGCGCATGTCCATTTCTTTAATGTCGAGAATCTGGTTGGCTGACCGGATGACGGTGGCATCCTTCGGGAAGGCCATCGCACCAAGGTCGTGCTCGGGATGCGCGTGTGAGGAGGCGATGTAGAGCTTGTTCTCAGGCGCAAGCCTAATGGCTTCTGACAATACGATACGCCCATTTTCCTCGCCAAGGCCCGTATCAATCACCAGCGTGGCGCGGTTGCCCACTACAAAGCCGACGTTTGGAATGATGGGTTTGTTTTCATCAGGGATCATGTACACGTGATCTGAGACGGCAACCGTGGCGCCAACGCGGATGGTGGGGTCGAGGTTTTGAGCTGATACACTGCTTGCGAACAGCACAGTCATCAGTGCCAGGCAAATACGTACTCGGAACGTTTTCATCTGAAAGTGGGGTGTATGATAGATGAAGGTAATCTATAAGATTTTACAGATTTCCGGGTAATACTGTCAACTATGCTAGTGCTGTAAAGTGCGAGGTGTCTTTGCTGCATCGTGTTTTTATTTGAACTACCCTGCTATTTGGACTAAGTTAGGGCGAGCAAAAAACAACAGGACGCCTCCATGAAAAACGATACTGCATTTGAAATGGCCACCTCCAATATCCGCTACGGGCAGGGTGTGACAGGAGAGGTCGGGATGGATTTGAAGGATCTGGGGATGCGCCATGTTTTGGTTGTAACCGATAAACATTTGGCCGACCTGCCTCCCGTGTTGCGCGTGCGAGCATCGCTGGAAAAGGAAGGGGTATCGTATGCTGTGTTTGATGATGTGCGTGTTGAGCCAACAGACGCTTCGATGAAAGCGGCCATTGGGTTTGCGCAAGCCGGCAACTTCGATGCAGTAGTAGCTGTAGGCGGTGGTTCCGTTATCGACACGGCCAAAATGGCCAACCTGTATGCCACCTATCCGGTTGATGATTTCTTACACTATGTCAATGCGCCCATTGGAAATGGCGCGCCCGTACCCGGACCGTTAAAACCATTGATTGCAATCCCAACAACAGCCGGCACCGGGAGCGAAACCACCGGCGTGGCTATTTTTGATCTACTGGAAATGCACGCAAAAACCGGCGTGGCGCACCGGTACATGAAACCCACCATTGGGTTAATCGACCCGGACAATACGCGTACGCTACCGGTAGAGGTTGCCGTATCTTCGGGGTTGGATGTGCTTTCACATGCGATCGAGTCATACACCGCGGTGCCATATGATCAGCGTCCACATCCGGGGCGGCCGTTGCTCCGGCCGGCATACCAGGGCTCAAACCCGCTGAGCGATTTGTGGTCGCTGCAAGCGTTACGGATGGTGAATACGTATTTGCCGCGGGCGGCTGCGGATCGGGAAGACGATGAAGCGCGCGGGATGATGTTGCTCGCTGCGGCGTATGCTGGCGTTGGGTTTGGCAATGCGGGGGTGCATTTGCCGCATGGTATGTCTTACCCGGTTTCGGGTATGGTTAAAGATTATCGTCAACCCGGTTATCCTGTCGATTACCCGATTGTACCGCACGGTATTTCTGTGATTTTGAATGCGCCGGCCGTTTTTCGGTTTACAGCGCCGGCTTGTCCTGATCGTCACCTGGAGGCGGCGGCGGCTTTGGGTGTGGATACATCCTCAGCAAAGGAGGCGGATGCCGGCGCTATTTTGTCGGATCGGATCGTTGAAATTATGCAGTCTCTGAACGTCCCCAATGGGCTCAGTGCCCTTGGCTTTACTTCGGCTGATATTCCTGCGCTTGTTCAGGGCACCTTGCCTCAACATCGGGTGACAAAGCTGTCGCCAAAGCCGGCGAGTGAATCCGATTTGACGTCCATGTTTGAAGCTGCCATGCGATATTGGTAAAACCATGCCTTGTCAATGCTCCTGCAAATTACCTGAAGGTGGATTTTGAGATGAAGCTCGTTTATCCAGTAAGTATTGTCTGCTGTTCTGGGCGCAAGCTTTGTATTGTTGCCGGGTATCTCCCACAATGGGCTGCTCTTAAAGCATATTCTAAAGCAAGCCATTGTTACATAACACAAGCCTGTGTCGCGTAGTATATAAGGGGCAGGGTCAAGATTTAATCGCATTCACCGCTTATAATCCATTTCTTTACGTCCATGTCTCGATCACGCTTCTCGGTTTTAGGGAACGTCGCACTGTATTTCCTGCTTTTCAATTTACTCCCTTCTACAGCTGCCGCGCAGCTTGGCGGCTGGGATACTATTCCTGAGGATAACGCGGGATTGGTTTTTCGCGTGCTTGATGCGGCGCAGGACGAAGCTAAGTCGGTTACGCTTGCTGGCTTTACCACGTTGCAACTCGCGAGTGCAGACGGTGAGCTAGACATCCGTAAGTCCATCGACGACAATGGTTTTGTGTTTTTTACTGATGTAGAACTGCAAACACAACTCGCTGCGGCTGAGCGTGCGGTTTCGCGAATAAATCTGATGGACCCGAGTGGTAATGAGCAGCGCATTGCTGGCCACGTGGCGTTTAATCTGAGCCTTGATGATCTTACTGACGGTAACAAGCGGGTAGATGCGGTACTCTACTACTTTTCTGATGCTACCTTCACGCCATCAGATACCTATCCACGTGGCGGGGGAGACGCGTTCTGGAATTACTACGGCCCAGTTGAAAATCCAATGGCCATGCTGATTCCTCCAGACGAACGCGTTGCTGCGCTTGGGCAACAACTCGATAAAACACCGGTACTGTTCCTGCACGGCATTTTTAATGCGTATCCTTTCTGGACGGGCGGTGTGGATGGCGGTTACCTGGGAGACGTAAACAGTGCCTATGATGTCTGGCAACTCTACTATCCATACGACCAGGAAATTGGAAAATCAGCTTCGCTTCTGGAGCATCTGCTGCCGAGATTGTTGGATCCAAATGACTTTAATGCTGCCGGCGTATATGGTGACGCGACGGCGAGCAGCGTACCTGTGGTTGCTCACGGTGTGGGAGGGCTAGTAGCCAGGGCCTACATGCAATCAGTTGATGCATCGGACAACAAAGTTAGCAAGCTACTCATGTTGGGCACACCTAATCATGGTACGTTGCTGGCTTACAACTCGCTGCAATACAAGGGCTTTAGCTGGCGCTATTCGCCGGTTCTATATGGCCCTCGCTACGACCGGCGTGCACCTGCTGTCGATCAAACGATATTGGGTAGCAAGTTTCTACATGAATTGAATGCTGATGCATTGCCTGTTCCAGCCAATTGTGTGGGTGCATCGGTCAGAGATTGCTATCTCGTGGTTGCCGGCACAAAAGAAGAAGCAGATCCGGTGCATACGTCTATCGAAGGACAGCAGGATGGCGTTGTGTCGGTGTCTAGTGTGAGCTTATTGAGTAAAGAAGTGCCGCTGATTACGGCGTCGCTTGGTCACGATGAACTGTCTTATGCACTGGATACATCGGTGATCAAAAGCTTCTTGGCTGATCGCTACACCTTTGACCGGTTTGCCTTGGCCCATCGTTTACACCAGAATGATTATTTAGATGGGTACTATGCAACTAACGAAGCCGGTGACACGGAAGCTGTTTATCCAGATGAGCACTTGCTTACCACGCCGGATATGGGACAAATCCAGGTCAAATTGGCGGTTGAAGATACAGACCAGCATGCCGTCTTGTACCTCTGGCGCAAAGGAGGATTTAGCACGTATGTGGACGAAGATGAAATGCGGTTTGAGTATGGCTGTTCACAACTACTGGGTCGTAAAACGGGCAACCGTATGCGCCGGCTCCATCACCAGGAAGGCACCACGAGGTTCGATTATATCGACAACTTCTACATTTCGCAACGGGTAGAAAACCACGTTACAATATCAAAGAGTGGGTTTGATTTTGCTGAGGGAGCATACAGCCCGGTATTCTACATGAGACTGCTTGGTAACGATGGTTTCCCCTGTGCTGAATTCCTGAGTGCATCCGAGTCGATGTCTTTCCGCCATTTGCAGACTTCTGTGCTGGATGTGGAAATCAGTAACGCTCAGGCCTTGATGATGTCTGCAGACAGTTACCTGGCGCTTGATGATCTAGCAATGCAAGATGAGCCGGGTCGGGTTGCGCAGGCTTTTCAAGTAGATGCTTCGGTAAACGCTTTTGTGGTACACATAAGAAATACAGACGCTGCTGCCTTGCAAAACCATCGTTTCAACCTGGTTGCCCCAGACGGTACTTTGGCGCGTGCTGATGCCCTCGCTATTGAGGGTGCATCGTTTGATACAGGTGCCGGCAACCATGCCAGTTTCTATATTCCCAATCCCGCCGCCGGCACATGGCAGATTACTTATGACGAAGCATTATCTGGTATTTCGCTGCACCTGCCCGTATCGAGCGCAATTGCGTTTGAAGCTGCGTTTGAAGAAACCAGCCACCGCCTTGGGGACGTTGTTCATTTTAATTTGGCAGCGCCGGCAGCCTTGCAAAACGCGCAACCAAGCGCGCGCCTGTACCGGACAGATGCCAGGGGAGCGACGGAATTTGTACAGGCGATCCACGTGGAAGCGGGTGCTGATGGTCGTTTTGCCGGATACTTTGATGCTGCAGCACCTGGATCTTATTCGGTGCTCATTGAAATGGCTGGGACATTTGAGGGGACCGCTGTACGCCGCGCGATAGCGATTCACACCCTCATTGAAGGGGAGGCAGCAGAGGCTGATGTATTGCCTGGCACCTTCCTCCTGGAGCCCAATTACCCCAACCCGTTCAATCCATCAACAACCCTGCGATTTAACGTCCCGGAAGACGCACAGGTGAGGTTGTCCGTATTCGACATAACCGGTAAGCAGGTCGCGGTTTTGGTGGATGCATACAAAGCAGCAGGGCAGCATGAAACCGTGTGGCGCGCATCTGCCGCAGGCGGACAAGTGTTCTCAAGTGGACTTTACTATGCCGTGTTGGAAATCCCGTCGATCAACGTCCGGCAGACGCGCAGCATGATGTTGGTCAAATAGGTTGCTAGTCCGCCAACATCCACACCAGTTGGTCTTGTAGGCGCGCGCGCCAGGAGGCCTCGTTATGGTCAGCGCCTTCATACTCGCGATTCAGAAAGTCTTGGCCTGAAACCAGTCCGAGGCCGTTGAGCCAACCTTCCACCGCCTCGTGGGTAGGCCCGTAGCTTGCGTCAAGGCCTTCGGTGCCGTAATCGAAAAAGAAGCGGGTGCCGGCCGGGATCGTGGCGCCGGCTTCCATGTCTCTCAATATAAACGGGGTTGTATCACTGTGGTCATCATGACGTAGCAGTATCCGATCGGCAACGGCTTCTGATAGTGGGAAGTGTGTCGAGACGCAACCGCAGGCGCTAAACGTATCCGGGTGCTCTTTTACGAGGTAGTAAGAGAGGAGACCGCCCATCGAAGAGCCCATCACAAAGGTGTTGGCAGCTTCCGTTTGGGTTCGGAAGGATTGGTTTACCCGCGGGATCAACTCTTCCTTTAAAAAGCGCGCGTACTGATTGGCTTCGTGCCAGGGTGAGTACTCTTCGAGGCGCCGCCCGGAATTCCACACGCCAACCACAATGGCCCGCTCAAAGAGGCCCGCGTTTGCACCCTTGACCATTGCCTCATCGACGCCCCAGTCAACACCCATGCCAGCAGTGCGCGGGTCAAACAGATTTTGACCGTCGTGCATATAAAGTACAGGAAAGCTTCGCGCTGGTTGGGACTCGTATTCGGGGGGCAGCCAAATTTGAACGTGACGCGGCGCAGTCAAAAACGCGGAAGCCACATCTGGCCATGCCACCATGCTGCCGAGAATGCCGGCGCTTTGCCAGTCTTCCAGGTACACCAGTGGGTCCTGCTTGAAGGCTTCAAGTGTATGTTCAGTAGTAGCGTTGTTGCTCGCAGTGAGCTGGAAATTTGGCATCACACTGCCGGCCGCATCCACTGCTTCACGGTCCCAGGAGCCGAGCGTGAATTTGTACTCCAGTGCATGATCACGAGGCATTTGCACGTTGACGGTCCGCTTGCTGCCGGTGCCTTCCAATGCAAGCGCATCCGGCTGCCAGGGGCCCAATGCCGGCAGGTTGCCGGTAATGTATACTGCAGGTGTGTCGTCGGGTACTTCAATCTGGAATAGGATA is a genomic window of Bacteroidota bacterium containing:
- a CDS encoding DUF2306 domain-containing protein translates to MHTASQEFIRHPKLDKAIKIGTYLLAATVWVSALLFGLFILSFYFVALMEGNTEQWNQVLPGLYDSSTKSATIGIGIHFAAGGIILILGCIQLIGRLRDSFPALHRWLGRIYVLACLVASIGGLAFIFIKGTIGGPVMDIGFSGYGVLMFWAAIEAFRHAKGRRIERHRAWAIRLFALAIGSWLYRMDYGFWFLFTDGLGHTDTFDGPFDYFMSFFFYLPNLLVAEFFIRRKKLLQSAASKWVAVSGLYVATVFLILATYFFTMRLWGAAIVELFV
- a CDS encoding carboxypeptidase regulatory-like domain-containing protein, yielding MFLEAQGQERDTTSISGKVTDGLNTPFPDVTVSLYEYDEATEVFTKLHNTKTDVEGAYQFSAPAPSEYYVRAFLEVGWNDETEWYRFTKWYGDTSVAEDAHPVITVGSETHENIDIIFPYWNDTGSLSGRIVDADGNPVAQAVVRPGGSGPGLSYVGNFVSDKDGYFEAERVPAGTYTIQVEYRNAGFTGSRRIYYGQAKNYADAERIELSTNSQVVDLDVMIPRAEGAISGLVLGAQGKPLGGADIRFNTHFHLIGDGEEYFEVNTKTDSWGRFRIEGIPNSADQGQDFFLTMRACSIFACYDEVWQDSLSNPGVIRVENGESIPASFEFQTPLELGSGSISGTLYHVDGQPLSYTFVNLNGIDIVDSHGLQTRTDSAGAYRFFNLPAGTYQISASYFQEGLQLKAWFDDVATQDEATSVPVAENESVTGIDFYLDDRRSVNGTITGTVIDDKGQPIKRAYVEATSYRGATYDYRISPAEWYGISDEDGYFEICNLPPSTYMISAFAQDARLVQALADTASLEYVTLERYEKKEVLLEMQTQNEGNGIITGRINGSSELPLETAIVKAYAFGQQGAPFYTAVIDENGQYRFEHLPNGSYILKAQSPWHISTFYSNSPFPSNVEPIHVDTEQPVVNVDFSLSPFFCVAIPGSGLQSYIYTSTFWGTVTDISGQPLADASLFVVDKSGVPLLSGETNNAGQYEIPDVPPGNTYRILATHPGYAYKFNSGAIDVGDAWPLVSNGRFEPEDFVLTRTAEGTDSEPLETLPDQLRIHANYPNPFDVVTNIPFTLPGAVHVTVDVFDALGRRIEQLIARELPPGFHLAKWAPKDRASGIYFYRVQTEHETATGMMTVRK
- a CDS encoding MBL fold metallo-hydrolase, producing MKTFRVRICLALMTVLFASSVSAQNLDPTIRVGATVAVSDHVYMIPDENKPIIPNVGFVVGNRATLVIDTGLGEENGRIVLSEAIRLAPENKLYIASSHAHPEHDLGAMAFPKDATVIRSANQILDIKEMDMRLVRMFAGFSLRSAELLEGAYFRPADVIYTDSMRLDLGGVHVRIIEAGPNHTLGDTAFLVEEDELLFTGDVVMNEFPMPLNPRTTIQHWLDTLDMLQGLGAKTIVPCHYAVGSTELIENYRSYFTTVRDRANALADEGKSEEEAAEILKVELAEMFNTWKDPNRIPRTVSVVYRERK
- a CDS encoding hydroxyacid-oxoacid transhydrogenase, yielding MKNDTAFEMATSNIRYGQGVTGEVGMDLKDLGMRHVLVVTDKHLADLPPVLRVRASLEKEGVSYAVFDDVRVEPTDASMKAAIGFAQAGNFDAVVAVGGGSVIDTAKMANLYATYPVDDFLHYVNAPIGNGAPVPGPLKPLIAIPTTAGTGSETTGVAIFDLLEMHAKTGVAHRYMKPTIGLIDPDNTRTLPVEVAVSSGLDVLSHAIESYTAVPYDQRPHPGRPLLRPAYQGSNPLSDLWSLQALRMVNTYLPRAAADREDDEARGMMLLAAAYAGVGFGNAGVHLPHGMSYPVSGMVKDYRQPGYPVDYPIVPHGISVILNAPAVFRFTAPACPDRHLEAAAALGVDTSSAKEADAGAILSDRIVEIMQSLNVPNGLSALGFTSADIPALVQGTLPQHRVTKLSPKPASESDLTSMFEAAMRYW
- a CDS encoding alpha/beta hydrolase-fold protein produces the protein MFRKTLMPCLFLVCLLIACTTEKEPESRTGSVTILFQIEVPDDTPAVYITGNLPALGPWQPDALALEGTGSKRTVNVQMPRDHALEYKFTLGSWDREAVDAAGSVMPNFQLTASNNATTEHTLEAFKQDPLVYLEDWQSAGILGSMVAWPDVASAFLTAPRHVQIWLPPEYESQPARSFPVLYMHDGQNLFDPRTAGMGVDWGVDEAMVKGANAGLFERAIVVGVWNSGRRLEEYSPWHEANQYARFLKEELIPRVNQSFRTQTEAANTFVMGSSMGGLLSYYLVKEHPDTFSACGCVSTHFPLSEAVADRILLRHDDHSDTTPFILRDMEAGATIPAGTRFFFDYGTEGLDASYGPTHEAVEGWLNGLGLVSGQDFLNREYEGADHNEASWRARLQDQLVWMLAD